A region from the Panicum hallii strain FIL2 chromosome 1, PHallii_v3.1, whole genome shotgun sequence genome encodes:
- the LOC112902680 gene encoding uncharacterized protein LOC112902680 — protein MAAPAFHLLLPLPVLLLASLLLPTATAASHNNNGAPATHAHLLHHHGHGHAHHHRSPSTMTATARFDTAPSMHQNRIESEENRQSLRVLDPFFTPAAAQAPSGEEAMAAMGAAAADVDPAPIDQPQPPSPPPSFVATADLPPLAPQAEDARWSAPEATSAPPPVDEPMATTTTTLPLPSPYREVASPPPPAHSAAAGMVSSDDDLGLQQLAKVLASLGYNEMASAATLLADSPSLATWPGAITVFAAPDIFLQAACPGCSRRHLLLDHMALGYFPYAELTATPTVKLPSASVGFCLDVAAEHGPFSVHHARLYVDGVEISHPELYDDGRYVVHGLHGILPPLTHASCIEGAHHHQVHVHHHSRRHHHLSARSAAASAATAASVVRIMIRDAISRLRDSGFGFVALAMRVKFAELEKLANLTVFALDDQAIFTGGGHGYVSAVRFHIVPGHRLTRAELLRLHPGAILPTLAGEDQKLVITRGAGSDTDEVRINYIPVKEPDAVINSRVAVHGIYVPFPRLHLVNLAASVAVASAIQMNGTCDVGGPFGDCASTTMTSATIPAAQGYGEGQ, from the coding sequence ATGGCTGCTCCGGcgttccacctcctcctccccctccccgtcctcctcctcgcctctCTGCTCCTCCCCACCGCAACCGCCGCCTCCCACAACAACAACGGCGCGCCGGCGACCCACGcccacctcctccaccaccacggCCACGGCCATGCCCACCACCACCGCTCCCCGTCCACGATGACGGCCACCGCCCGCTTCGACACCGCGCCGTCCATGCACCAGAACCGCATCGAGTCGGAGGAGAACCGCCAGTCGCTGCGCGTCCTAGACCCCTTCTTCACCCCCGCGGCCGCCCAGGCGCCCTCCGGCGAGGAGGCCATGGCGGCGAtgggcgcggccgcggcggacgTGGACCCGGCGCCGATCGACCAGCCccagccgccctcgccgcctccTTCCTTCGTCGCCACTGCGGATCTGCCCCCACTCGCGCCGCAAGCGGAGGACGCGAGGTGGTCCGCGCCTGAGGCCACATCCGCTCCTCCACCCGTCGACGAGCCcatggccaccaccaccacgaccCTTCCGCTCCCCAGCCCGTACCGCGAGGTGGCGAGCCCTCCGCCTCCCGCCCACTCCGCAGCGGCGGGGATGGTGTCCTCGGACGACGACCTCGGCCTGCAGCAGCTCGCCAAGGTGCTCGCGTCGCTGGGGTACAACGAGATGGCGTCGGCGGCCACGCTCCTCGCCGACTCGCCGTCCCTCGCGACCTGGCCCGGCGCGATCACCGTCTTCGCGGCCCCCGACATCTTCCTCCAGGCCGCCTGCCCCGGGTGCTctcgccgccacctcctcctcgaCCACATGGCCCTGGGCTACTTCCCCTACGCCGAGctcaccgccacgcccaccgtgAAGCTCCCGTCGGCCTCAGTCGGCTTCTGCCTCGACGTCGCCGCAGAGCACGGGCCCTTCTCCGTCCACCACGCCAGGCTGTACGTCGACGGCGTCGAGATCTCGCACCCTGAGCTCTACGACGACGGGCGCTACGTCGTGCACGGCCTCCACGGCATCCTCCCGCCGCTCACCCACGCCTCCTGCATTGAGGGCGCGCACCACCACCAGGTCCATGTCCACCACCacagccgccgccaccaccacctcagCGCCAGATCGgctgccgcctccgccgcaaCTGCCGCCTCCGTCGTGCGCATCATGATCCGCGACGCCATATCCCGCCTGCGCGACAGCGGCTTTGGCTTCGTGGCGCTGGCCATGCGCGTCAAGTTCGCTgagctggagaagctggcgaacCTGACGGTGTTCGCGCTCGACGACCAGGCCATCTTCACCGGCGGAGGGCACGGCTACGTCTCTGCGGTGCGCTTCCACATCGTCCCCGGGCACCGCCTCACCCGCGCCGAGCTCCTGCGCCTCCACCCCGGTGCCATCCTCCCCACCCTGGCCGGCGAGGACCAGAAGCTCGTCATCACCCGCGGCGCCGGCTCCGACACCGACGAGGTCCGGATCAACTACATACCCGTGAAGGAACCTGACGCGGTGATCAACTCGCGCGTCGCCGTGCACGGCATCTACGTCCCGTTCCCCCGTCTCCACCTCGTCAACCTCGCCGCCTCGGTGGCCGTCGCCTCCGCCATCCAGATGAACGGCACCTGCGACGTCGGGGGACCCTTCGGCGACTGCGCCTCCACAACGATGACCTCTGCAACGATCCCGGCTGCTCAGGGCTACGGCGAAGGGCAGTGA